One Pyrus communis chromosome 4, drPyrComm1.1, whole genome shotgun sequence genomic region harbors:
- the LOC137732495 gene encoding uncharacterized protein — MEMENYLVMKNQKLGASDILRQALIIPARNIKFFIFAILASLPLFCFLIYYEPHFQKIMVETSKILNPLRKADINGYLIDFGLSWSIPIAISRKLNQDFPNELFYLEFLYLVPLHILYLVTAIPIVYLGSKIYTEESPVMTLKDMVKKPFDKTRLKGTFVTYFYVLVLSSCSLLGLTWLGITYYAVFRNFEHFDALFYAVLCWPAFVGLLAMFSAWSAVWNMSIVISILEGGSGIKVFGQAIYLSSGSEWRGFILMLIFFAWEVSLRLPCIYFGCYESRHYFGGILAQVCLFCFGNVLKWIVCIVYFYDCKNRALEKKLKMQAKKRGESIG; from the coding sequence ATGGAGATGGAGAACTACCTGGTTATGAAGAATCAGAAGCTGGGAGCATCGGACATTCTCAGGCAAGCTCTTATAATCCCTGCCAGAAACATCAAATTCTTTATTTTCGCAATCCTCGCCTCCCTTCCTCTCTTCTGTTTCTTGATTTACTATGAACCCCATTTCCAAAAAATAATGGTTGAGACCTCGAAAATCCTAAACCCGCTGCGAAAAGCCGACATCAACGGCTACTTGATTGACTTTGGCTTGAGTTGGTCAATACCAATTGCCATATCAAGAAAATTGAACCAAGATTTTCCCAATGAGTTATTTTATCTGGAATTTCTCTATCTAGTGCCTCTCCATATCCTCTACCTCGTAACCGCGATTCCGATTGTTTACTTGGGATCCAAGATATACACAGAAGAGAGTCCAGTGATGACTCTCAAAGATATGGTGAAAAAACCCTTTGACAAAACAAGACTGAAGGGAACTTttgttacatatttttatgTTCTTGTGTTGTCAAGTTGTAGTCTGCTAGGGCTGACATGGCTGGGAATAACCTACTATGCTGTCTTTCGAAATTTCGAGCATTTCGATGCTTTGTTCTATGCCGTGCTGTGTTGGCCGGCATTTGTAGGGCTTCTGGCAATGTTTTCGGCATGGAGTGCGGTGTGGAACATGAGCATTGTGATTTCGATACTGGAGGGAGGGAGCGGAATCAAGGTGTTTGGGCAGGCGATATATTTGAGCAGCGGAAGCGAGTGGAGGGGGTTTATTTTGATGCTCATTTTCTTTGCCTGGGAAGTAAGTTTGAGGTTGCCTTGCATCTATTTCGGCTGCTACGAAAGCAGGCATTATTTTGGTGGTATTCTTGCACAGGTTTGCTTGTTCTGCTTTGGGAATGTGCTGAAGTGGATTGTCTGCATCGTATATTTCTACGATTGCAAGAACCGGGCGTTGGAGAAGAAATTGAAGATGCAGGCCAAGAAGAGAGGTGAAAGCATTGGATGA
- the LOC137731068 gene encoding uncharacterized protein translates to MEMESNLTVKNPKLEAFGILRKALAISAKNTNFFVFAILTSLPLFCFMIYYESVLQKFMVEISEILKQNPDDLDFYWLVPLDTARKMKDYSAGFIHLGLLYLVPLHLLELSTVILIVDLASKIYEEERSTKTFKEMLHIPFDKTRLKGSFVTSVYVLVLSTCTLLGLIWLAATYYVVFQPVMYGLYFSVWCWPAFTALLTIYLAWSVVWNVSLVISVLEGTHGIKAFALAIYFSSGSEWKGILLMLVFFAWEAILRLPCIYIGCYERRTNYVGLAAQISLFCFGNVVKWVACTIYFCDCKNRAVEKKSAMKGKTSENCG, encoded by the coding sequence ATGGAGATGGAAAGCAACCTTACGGTGAAGAATCCGAAGCTAGAAGCCTTCGGAATTCTCCGAAAAGCTCTTGCAATCTCTGCCAAAAACACCAATTTTTTTGTCTTCGCAATCCTCACCTCCCTTCCTCTTTTCTGTTTCATGATTTACTATGAATCTGTTCTCCAAAAATTCATGGTCGAAATCTCAGAAATTCTAAAACAAAACCCCGATGATCTTGACTTCTATTGGCTCGTACCTCTTGACACAGCCAGAAAAATGAAAGACTATTCTGCTGGGTTCATTCATCTCGGTCTTCTCTATCTTGTGCCTCTCCATCTCCTAGAGCTCAGCACCGTGATTTTGATCGTTGATTTGGCATCGAAGATCTATGAAGAAGAGAGATCAACGAAGACTTTCAAGGAAATGCTACATATACCCTTTGACAAAACAAGATTGAAGGGCAGTTTTGTTACATCTGTCTATGTTCTTGTCTTGTCAACCTGTACGCTTCTCGGATTGATATGGTTAGCCGCAACGTACTATGTTGTCTTCCAGCCAGTAATGTACGGACTGTACTTTTCTGTTTGGTGCTGGCCGGCATTTACAGCACTGCTTACGATTTACTTAGCATGGAGTGTTGTGTGGAATGTCAGTCTTGTGATTTCAGTGTTGGAGGGGACACATGGAATCAAGGCGTTTGCGCTAGCGATATATTTTAGCAGCGGTAGTGAGTGGAAGGGGATTCTTTTGATGCTTGTTTTCTTTGCTTGGGAAGCAATTTTAAGGTTGCCTTGCATATACATTGGCTGCTACGAAAGAAGGACTAATTATGTTGGTCTCGCTGCTCAGATTAGCTTGTTCTGCTTTGGGAATGTGGTGAAGTGGGTGGCCTGCACGATATATTTCTGCGATTGCAAGAACCGGGCTGTCGAGAAGAAGTCGGCGATGAAGGGTAAGACAAGTGAAAACTGTGGATGA